In the Telopea speciosissima isolate NSW1024214 ecotype Mountain lineage chromosome 6, Tspe_v1, whole genome shotgun sequence genome, ATTCAAAAAATGCAAGAACACTCGAGTCATTTTCCAAAAACGCGGAGAACACTCGACGACGAAGAAGACCTGCAAATCGGGAAGGAGGTGCTTGCgtcttctctgtttctctatctgatctctctccctctctctacaTTAAGATggtagggttttcttcaagatttCAGGACTGCCCTAATTCGAAATCGTGAGAAGAGATTTCTGGGAAAAACACTCGATCCTTCAGCCTTTGTCGCTCCTTGGAAACCTGCAAATCATTGAACAAGGTATGGCTTCTTCTCTGTCCCTCCATCTCTCATGTTATctggtctctctccctctccctactatttagggttttgggtttttaggttttcaatttttggattgcaggttttttttggAGTAGAGATTTGTGGGTTTAGGGCTTTGTCGATCAGGTCACAAGTATGCACGTTGGTGTCTCTCTCTGGCTCTtcattcttctcttttctatttccttttttttttttttttttttgcttctctgtTTCCATGTTGCTGTTCTCAGAACTTCATCCTAAGTTATTGTATTAGATTAGAAATTAATGGtgtctcttttttatttttttccttgttctttctATATCATGAACAACAATTGCCGAAGTTAGGGATGAGCATGATCACTTAACTGGCATGTGAGGCTCTAGTCTAACACACAACTGTTAGGTGATATTGTGTAGGGCACCTGTAGAACCACCACCCATAAATAAATTCTTGGTGACCACAAACTCTATTCTTCTACAGATTCTGTGAGAGCGCAGTTACACTTTACAACGTTTTCTGATTCCTCACGCTTTCAAGGATTTTGGCCTGAAATTTACCGAAAGGCCGGCCAAgctaagagaagaaaaaatcagAGATTTATTTAGGAATTaatattcatccaaaatttcGTTTATTCATCTGCAAAGTATTTGTTATTGGGGGTAAATGGTAAGGTAAGTTATCTCGATTTATATGGATGAAAATGTCTAACATCTATTTTTTCTTAagctttttttcaaaaaaaaaaaaaaaaaaaaaaaaaaaaaaatttgggcgTGCAAGTTCTGGTGCTGCAGACTGAGTAACTCCAAGCTACAAcaatttatggattttttttttctttcttttctcaaacACTATTCTATTAGCTAACAGGATAAAAGGTTTATGATTTTAGTAGTATCTATTACTTTTTACTTTATTTGGGCTGCTCGCAACTCCTTTGTTTTTAACCATGTATCTCCTAATCTATTTGTTATCATGACCAACATTAATAGATGGATCCAGAATATGAATATCTATACTATCTCTTTCCAACATCAGTAGTATCATCTCCCTTTCATTCTCCATCTCTTGAGGATTATCTACAGCTATCCACTACTTGATTACTTTTTAGTATTTGTGATGGAAGTTATGAACATGAAACTTAAGAGGCTAGTTGGGTTTAGGTAATCTTGTTTAACAAACAACcatcagctctaataccacttaCTTTATTTTTGGTGTTTGATGTTCCTACGCATGTATTTTTGAATGTTGTACACAATCCTATGGGCACATACAATTTGTGTTGTACACAATGCTAGGACTGAACCTCTTCAGCTAGTggtctttcttttttgtatcttttcctctcttctttatttgttaaaattttagATGACTTGAAACTATGAAGAATTCCACTAAAATAGGCCATAGGATTGAAGTGTTGAACTGATTGAAACGAAAATACTTAGATGGCATTCATATATGACCAGCCCTGCTTTATTGAACATGATTTATTTCAGTGTTCCCGTAGTACCATGATTTATTTCAGTGTTTACTTTGATTACATGACTTGGGCAAATGATGAATTAATGTTTAATGGGTAATTTTCATCTGAATGGAATAGCTTTGAGCTGTTGTAATTAATGTATTAGATAAATTGTGTACTTGTATCCTATTCTGTTATATCCCATTCTATGAAGTCCAACTGTTAAATTGTTGAATAATTTCTTTGATGGCAAGGATCTTGCATGTTGCTCTCCTCCCTGCAAACTGCTTTttattaacattttttttttttgttgtaattcAAGAATAGTTCAAAATTttaggagaaaggagaaagacaGTAATCATCTTAGCGTATAAATGGATAATGATCGAGAAACCAATGATGACATGGAAATAgagagtgatgatgatggtgaggtTGACaagaaaatcatccaaacagtAATCATCTTAGCGGCTACTGCTATTGTAATAGCAGTGGAGTAGTATTCAAAACTATTCCTCGATAAAGAGCCTTACCGTGCTCAGAGACTCCGTGGCATTATTGAGACACAACTAATTATTGGTGGTACCAAGAAGACATGTCGAAGCATGATAAGATTGAGCAAGAGGGCATTTTATAGCTTATGTCACTTGATGCGAGAAAGGGGCCTTCTGTATGACAACAAATTGGTGCAAGTGGAGGAACAACTGGTGATATTTTTACACACAGTTGGCCACAATGCTAAGAATCGAGTAGTTTCACATATGTTTGGCCATTCTGGGGAGACTATAAGTCGATACTTTAACAAGGTATTGGATGCAATAATGAAATTGTACCCATGACTGCTCAAGCCTCCAAGTACAACAACGCATGAACGAATCACAAATAACCATAGAAGATTCTACCCATACTTCAAGGACTACGTTAGAGCCATAGATGGTTCACATATCCCAGCGTGGGTTTCGATTGATCAGCATCGTACATTTCGTGATAAGAAGGGATGTATATCCTAAAACATCCTAGCTGCATGCGATTTTGACATGAGGTTTACATATATACTTGCTGGCTGGGCAGGATCGGCATCAGATTCTCGAATACTAGATAATGCCATACACAGGGTAGGAGAAGGAATGTTAGTGGTACCTGAAGGCAAATTCTATCTTGTTGATGCTGGGTTTGCCAATCAGAATGGGTTCTTAAGACCATTCCGTAATGTTCGATATCATTTGAAAGAATGGCGAAACTCTAATTTGTCATCAGCTGATAAGGAGTTGTTTATTTTGCGACATTCCTCGTTGCGTAATTGCATTGAACGTACGTTCTCGCTCTTGAAGAGAAGATTCAAGATACTGAATAATCAGCCAGAATATCCCTTTAAGACGCAAGTCAAGATTGTGAATGCTTGTGTTCTTCTTCACAATCATATTCTGACTCAAAATACTGTTGAGGAAGAGGAAGCATTTTTCGAagctgaggaagaagaagaatcaactTCTAAAAGTGCATCCGCAGCAGTAGAAACAGATGTGGAATATGAAGATGATGACAATGATGTTGGAGGTGTTGGTAATGTTGACTGGGATCAATTCTGAGAAGGCATAACTGACAACATGTGGGGCAGTTGGATGGCAGGcaatgttgatgatgatgatgatgatgagtctGATGATCTCAATGATTTTGATGATGTGAATGATTCAGATTGAGTTATCTCAATTTCTTTGGAAATAAAATGTTGGAATATGTTTACTTGGAACAACTTTGAACAAGTTTGAGCAATTTCTCAGTTATGTTTGTAATATGTTTTTGCGTAATCTACTTTGAACAAGTTTGAATATGGACATTTTGTATGATGTGGATGATGAAGATTGAGTTATCTCAATCTTTTTGGAAACAATACGTTTTGAAGTAGgattttcttttgtgtttgtAATATGCTTATGCGTAGTTTACTTTAAACTAGTTTGAACAAGTTGAGTTTGGTTATTGTgattatcattatttttttatgtcaaTATGGTATGTTACACTTGTATGCAGTGTTAATTTACACTCTTCAGTAGTTTCTTATATgtagtttagttttttttcaTCAGTCAAGGATTGATTTAATGGCTATAGAGGATGGTTCCAAGAAGTAACGTGATATTGCAACATGGCTCAGTGAAGTCTCCTATTTCATGCTTGAACGCCTCATAGAACAATATAAAAGTGGAAAGTCTGGAGACAATGGATTGAGGACGGAACAGTGGCAGGACATATCAAATGCCATAAAAGAGAAGCATCAAATGATATATGACTGGGAGCAAACTCGGAATCACTACAGAGTTTGGAAAGCAAGGGTGAAATCTTTGTGTGACTTACAAAAAAATAGTGGGATGGACTGGAATGCAATGGAGTTGAGGTTCGATGCACCACAACATGTGTGGACTGAATTCAAAGTAATAATCTTTTTCTTTCAGTAATTCAAGTTTATAAATATTATATGACAATAcatataaatattaaaatattttttaattgattatggcagaaaaaagaacaaaaatattgGCAGTCACATAAAGTGCTTCCCATCCACATTGCCCTTGCGATTTGGTTAGGAAACGACCTTCCCtacaggctcaggccacatcagaggcaacatcggactcacgcagtcttgcctccgaccttccctgcaggctcaggacacatcggaggcaacatcggactcacgcagactctgcctccgatgcaacctaggtgtgatttcaaggtctttaaaagcccagggttgtcccatttggttctctaagcctcaagggactaggaagggggtgtcttggagtctatttgggtcttaaaAACACCCAACgtccaaagatttaagggggtttaaaggatcaaaagctcaaaaatccagatttggggtttcctttggtggttgaagctttagaatcaaatagattcagcaagaggtcaaatagaggtctttataggattgtaatacattaatggagtcccaaaaACATAGCTTAGGATAAACCATTTGGTtccaagaggaaacccaaactcaagacTGAAATTAGGTGAGCCATCTAAGCTCAAAAAGAAGGACATGGAGGGCCTTCCAAGctcaaaagaaaagagaaaagagaagggagagaggcaaGAGTATTCTTGGCCTACCTGATTTGAGGTACACAAGAGGTCCTCCTTGTAGATCCAAGCTCAAGCAGCcgatcccaccttcttctccttcttctcctccttcttctcctccttgctgcctcctctcttcaaaactctcctctcctttcacgattaggttaggaaagaaaaagagaataaggAATAGTCCTACccatctctctcatatagaaaaatcatctttattggcctatttggataaggcctcataagtgtagcCTAGGGTCAAACAACCATCCATCCCTACACAAGCTTTAAAAATCCTAActtgggccccaaggcccacacaaggtcaagttaataaaaaggggtaagggtagggtcaaacatggcaggacaccaatagcaccttagccacagggtctcacccacaagagtccttgtccgtagcattggatgcagggtcggaggcagccagtaactttgcatccgatgcgagtaggaaggtggttcccaccataagaggtcagggcctttggaccacacttcgagggctttgagagggcagtaggcacacaacaaaatttggtcaactacttatccctgacacgtcaaggtgcaacctccgtgatcccgactagtttccacaggcaactcgtactgtggtcaataattttgtagctaggtttgaccaccagtgagaacaactcaccagcatacgtggcagtgataactacacatCACGggaaagaattaataattaattatactcccggggtgcagGTATAACATTTCTATTTTAGGTGAAGGTGTTCATTCCACTCCCATTGCAAGTGGCAATCGTAATCGTGGTAGGCCTCATTCAGATGTCACAAGTGGTAAACAGATGAAAAAGAAAGGGGGTGCTGAAAAAGTGTCAAGTCCTTTAAATAGCTACTGGCATAGATAACCTAGTCAACAAAAACATCACACAGGCAAAACTTGCAAAAAGTGTAGCTGATGCAGTTGATGCAGTTAATGGTATTGATGTCTTCCTAAAAATCCAAGCAAAAATAGCTTTAATGAAAGATAAGGACGTGGCCAGTCTTTTCTTGAATGCAAGTGAAGAAGTCAAACCAAAATCCATACAGCATCTTTGTCAAGTTAACCAGGACATTTGAAGATGTGACTGATGAGGCTTTTAAGGATGAACTAgttggatggatggatgaatGTTTGTGTGTTTTGATGGTTTTTAGATGGATGTTAGTGTCTTGTTGGATGGATGTTTGTGTGTTTTGatggtttttggatctattgTGGTGGATGTTTATTACTAGTTTGTTTTGTCTTGCATCTTGGTTAGTATGTGGACCTTTTGGAAACAATACATTATGGATGTTAGTTTATTGGATGAGTTTTATTTAGTACTGTACTATGAATTTCTCTTTCTCGAATACTGATACTTTGAAACAAGGTGCTTCCTACTTCTGTTTGCTAAGAATTGTCTAGACATATTTATGTGGAATTTAATCCTCTTTAGCTTACGTATGTGGACCTTCTTTGTCTTTTTGTTCTCTGTTGCTGCTTGAAGACCATTAGTCTATCGAGTTTGTCTACTGCTAGTCCCTGTTGCTGTACAAGAAGACTCCATATATGTGCTATTGAAGATCTGCTCTCAAGCATGATTGTACCATTCGAATCCTTGCTGAACATGGCCTTCTTCTGTAGAACTTGATTCCTATTCTGGGATCTATTCTCTGCAGGGTTTTGGGGCTTTGTTCTACCCTAAGAGAAGATCACTTGATCCCTGTTGTGGCCCTTATCTCCTGTTCTTATTGCTGGTTCTACAACCCCCCCACTCGAGCAAGGTTTGGGCTCCTTTTTTTGACCTGCTGCTGTTTCTACTTTAATTTCCCTGTGACAAATATTATTTTGAGTCCTAATTACTATTGCTGCTTCTTCGAAGCCCTTAATTCCCCtctatctcatttttttttttttccattaaatcTTATCTCCATCAAACTATTGAATATGGTTTCTCTTAGAATCTGAAATTATGAAGTCCCTTAAATATTTAAGCTCAAGTAGGGAATTTATGCAGTGACTGTTGGAAACAAGCCCTTTCATAATAGTGACCACAACAAAACTGAAAACTCAGTTAACTTGGGAAGCAATTGCCATGGAGTTATTAGTCATGTTTTGGGAAGAAAtattaaggggaaaagaaaaaaagcgtCTCCTAGGTTGGAGAGTATCAACCGAGAACTTGACACAATTTTTGTAGGAATTAGATTTGATTCCTCTGGTCAATTATCCTTCAGGTGATGCAGTATTTTCTATATCGTTTTGGGCTTTGAATTTTGGTAAAGTTTTTAGTTTGGCTCTTTGAAACGAAACGTAGTTTGATTACACAGCCAATCtatgtttattttagttattttttctccttattGGAGACACTGAATCTTGCTTTTACGGGTTTGTTATGATAAGTGTACTTTAATTCTCCAGGCAATGTATGTTTTACTCTCGCCATATTGCTGCTATTTCTTCATCATGCGGCCTGGTTGTTGAATTTCAATTGGCTAATTCTAGACTATGGCAAAACTTTATGCCTAATTCTAGAGACACCAGCCACAATTTGAAATTCTTCATAGCTAGTTTTCGATATTCTGttatgattctctctctctctctctccttcttcattTCTGCCCAACAGATATCCCTGCAATCCTCAATTAATTTCTTGTCAGACCCTTTAGCCCCATTTTCCCAGTTATCAATGTTAACTTAATAACTGAATTGGCATCTTACTCAAATGAAGGTTTTCTTGCCTTACCCGTCAAGAACTCGTAAATCAAGAGGGATCAACTGCCTAGATGGACATTGTGGCTAAATGTGACATTTGTGGTGAGCAATGTATAATATTAATCTCGAAAATCAAGACTAATCTGGGCAGAAGTTTCTACAAGTGCCCTATCCACCAATCATTTTTTGTGTGGGTCAACCACTTCAAAATGTGTGACTGTGGCAAAGGGCAGTGCAAGGTTCGAAGATGCACTAGAGGCCCTTCAGTAGGACAAGATTTTTGGTGTTGCCCACGTTCCACACTGGTATGGTCAcacatcatttatttttttaattttcatttgtaGCAAACTTGGTCTCCCTTGATaattgacaatttttttttttttgtatataggGGGAACATGATGGTTGTGGGTTGCTTAAATTTATAGATGAGGGAGAatcttcattttcaaattaagtACGAAGGAATAATGTCATGGATCTACCAACCATCACACCAACACCATGTCAATCAACAAACTATTTGATGGGATACCTCACAGCAAAAATTAGAGATGCCGAACACCATACTAAGACGTTGGAGGAGGTGCTTGATGCTGTCAAAGCACTTAATCTTAACAAGTGAAATAGTATGGGAGGAGGTTGAGAGGGGGTGTATGCCCAACATTTGTGACTTatgtaattaaattaaattgtgTCTTTGCACTCAAGGCCTACTTGATATGGATTATTGACCCAAAAACAAAGATATCCTAATTATTGTACTAACTATTTTGATAATGCAGTCATAACTTTCCATATTTTGTTGCTTGAAGCATCAATTTGTTAATAGATCTTTTAGTTATGTATGTGGCTAAAACCATGTTCCAATCGTTTTAATATAAATGTGTATGGAGTcacatttttgtaatttatacgTCAAACACAAGAAATCAAGCAATGACATTAGTAATTTTAGGTGATAATTGAATCACTTAATTATTTGAGAACATTAAAATACTGTAACCTTGGGgcaatatattaaaaaaaattaaaaaaataaaataaaattcaattgaCAGACtgagggtaaccaaacagtatTTCAGTTAGATTTAAGGTGATTCCAATTGatagactcagggtaaccaaacagtttttcaaatagattcagggtgaatccaactgacaaactcagggtaaccaaacagtttttcaggaagAATCACGTCACAGAATCaggataaccaaacagtttattttcTGAAATTACAATTCAACAGATGGTAACTCAAGTGGATGACCATCCATAATCAGACCACATCCAaaagatttacgcaaccaaactcAACCTAAAAAATTCTGTGGAACTCATTCTTGTGGATAAGGGCTTCAAtctctttcgttttttttttttttttttgttccagaGGAGGACATAGTAATTGTATGGAAGAGGGGTCCTATTCACATTAGTGGCCAGGTTTTCCATTTCCAGCGTTGGAAACCAGATTTTGATGTGAATTCAAATAAGCTCACCAGAAAGCTTGTTTGGGTCAGGTTCTCAGACCTTCCTATTGAGTACTGGCATTCGGATATCCTTTCATTGGTTGCGAAAGCCCTAGGAAGACCTGTGGCCTTGGATCGTTACACAAGAATGGCATGAGAGGTTATGTTTGCTCGTATGCTGGTAG is a window encoding:
- the LOC122665749 gene encoding uncharacterized protein LOC122665749, whose translation is MDNDRETNDDMEIESDDDGSASDSRILDNAIHRVGEGMLVVPEGKFYLVDAGFANQNGFLRPFRNVRYHLKEWRNSNLSSADKELFILRHSSLRNCIERTFSLLKRRFKILNNQPEYPFKTQVKIVNACVLLHNHILTQNTVEEEEAFFEAEEEEESTSKSASAAVETDVEYEDDDNDVGGVGNVDWDQF